From one Macrobrachium nipponense isolate FS-2020 chromosome 37, ASM1510439v2, whole genome shotgun sequence genomic stretch:
- the LOC135208948 gene encoding cytochrome P450 4c3-like translates to MNWIMEQTKPTTDVLIYLFFTLLLGLLSHWFIKRQKKIWAINKLPGPRGLPIIGNALEMALESKELFEKMNSFGDYGDISRIWLGNQPVIFISGAHATEAVLSSSRLLEKNFAYHFLHPWLGAGLLTSSGQKWHSRRKLLTPAFHFKILEDFVEVFNTESLKMVTKLRARADGKPFNAFPYVTRCTLDIICETAMGTSINAQDDEGDNTYVNAIYKIGYMTQQRVANAWQHSDLLYWLSGYARERDSSIKILHDFSLKTIRERRKLFQERTENAGKVGEEESTGPKKRLAFLDLLLEYSKKGEADLSDEDIREEVDTFMFEGHDTTTAAINWSLFLLGLHPEVQSKVHEELDGIFGDSERPVTTEDLRNLKYLENCIKEALRIFPSVPFFGREIREDIVIGDFHIPADTPVTILTYRLHRDPKYFQNPEVFDPDRFLPENSKGRHPFAYVPFSAGPRNCIGQKFAMMEEKIILSHVLRNFRVESEETRGQVEVLGELILRPAKVNHLKLYPRHKRLSETLS, encoded by the exons ATGAATTGGATTATGGAACAGACTAAGCCTACGACAGACGTCTTGATCTACCTCTTCTTCACCCTTCTGCTGGGACTTCTGTCTCACTGGTTCATCAAAAGACAGAAAAAG ATATGGGCCATCAACAAGCTACCGGGACCCAGGGGTCTGCCGATAATAGGGAACGCTCTTGAGATGGCTCTAGAATCTAAAG aaCTCTTCGAGAAGATGAACAGCTTCGGAGACTACGGAGACATATCAAGGATATGGCTTGGGAATCAACCGGTCATTTTCATCAGCGGAGCCCACGCCACTGAG GCCGTCCTCAGCAGTTCCAGGCtcctggaaaagaattttgcGTACCACTTCCTCCACCCATGGCTGGGCGCAGGACTACTTACGTCGTCTG GGCAGAAGTGGCACTCCAGAAGGAAGCTTCTGACTCCAGCGTTCCACTTCAAGATTCTGGAGGACTTCGTCGAGGTCTTCAACACAGAGAGCCTGAAGATGGTCACTAAACTGCGCGCGAGAGCGGACGGGAAGCCCTTCAACGCCTTCCCTTACGTGACGAGATGTACGCTTGATATAATCTGCG AAACAGCGATGGGGACTTCAATAAACGCCCAAGATGACGAAGGTGATAACACTTACGTCAATGCTATTTACAA gaTAGGATACATGACCCAGCAACGCGTCGCCAACGCCTGGCAACACTCAGACCTTCTCTACTGGTTATCAGGCTACGCCAGAGAGCGCGATTCTTCCATTAAAATCCTTCACGACTTTTCTCTGAAAACTATTAGAGAAAGGAGGAAGCTTTTCCAAGAGAGGACTGAAAATGCTGGAAAAGTGGGAGAAGAAGAAAGTACCG gACCCAAGAAGCGTCTAGCATTCCTCGACCTCCTGCTGGAGTATTCCAAAAAGGGCGAAGCTGACCTGTCTGACGAGGACATCAGGGAGGAGGTGGACACCTTCATGTTCGAAGGGCACGATACTACGACGGCAGCCATCAACTGGTCCCTGTTCCTGCTGGGTTTGCACCCGGAGGTCcag AGCAAAGTCCACGAGGAACTAGATGGCATCTTCGGTGACTCTGAGAGGCCAGTGACTACAGAGGACCTGAGGAATTTGAAGTATCTGGAAAACTGCATAAAGGAGGCCCTGAGAATATTTCCGTCTGTGCCTTTCTTCGGCAGGGAAATCAGGGAAGACATAGTCATAG GGGATTTCCATATTCCAGCAGACACTCCAGTGACGATCCTGACGTACCGCCTGCACCGCGACCCCAAGTACTTCCAGAATCCAGAGGTTTTTGACCCAGACCGATTCCTGCCTGAGAATAGCAAGGGCAGGCATCCGTTTGCTTATGTGCCCTTCAGTGCTGGGCCCAGGAATTGCATAG GTCAGAAGTTCGCCATGATGGAGGAGAAGATCATCCTCAGTCACGTCCTGAGGAACTTCCGCGTCGAGAGTGAGGAGACCAGGGGTCAGGTCGAAGTCCTCGGGGAGCTGATCCTTAGACCGGCTAAAGTGAACCACCTGAAACTTTATCCTAGGCACAAAAGACTCTCTGAAACTTTATCTTAG
- the LOC135209082 gene encoding cytochrome P450 4C1-like isoform X2: MLSRVKTGTRLMRRFSGVAPFSFGGPASLSDSLSDCKLFPQLHARTKRSFHPAGDKMTWLKEDVFSLVPHAVPYVFLTAIIGLVITWFIRRMQKVALIEKLPGPPGLPILGNALEVNVEPREFFQKIVEFCDFGDVMRIWLGNVPYCLISKAKPAEVILSSNKHIDKSRDYTFLHPWLGTGLLTATGPKWRSRRKLLTPAFHFKILEDFVEVFNKQSDVMVQKLEKKADGKQFDIFPYVTLCALDIICETAMGRCVHAQDNSDSDYVKALYRIGALVQQRQARPWLQPDILFKLLGYAKEHDACLKVLHDMSYSCIKERRVQFQERKLRKKKQDGGNEDDAFVGKKERLAFLDLLLEAAETDPSITDTDIREEVDTFMFEGHDTTAAAINWSLYLLGTHPEIQARVHEELDTVFGDEDRPVTMSDLRELKTTENCIKEALRLFPSVPFIGRELTEEVVIDNYRIPKGTTIMIVPFRIHRDPEQFPRPEVFDPDRFLAENCKDRHPYAYVPFSAGPRNCIGQKFALLEEKLLLCSILRKFKVESDIRREDLKLLGELILRPEDGNFVKLTPRRK, encoded by the exons ATGTTATCTCGCGTTAAAACAGGCACTAGGCTCATGCGACGCTTTAGTGGTGTGGCACCTTTCAGCTTCGGTGGACCTGCCTCTCTGTCGGACTCTCTCTCTGATTGCAA GCTATTCCCGCAGCTTCACGCCCGAACCAAACGGTCCTTCCATCCTGCGGGAGACAAGATGACGTGGCTGAAAGAGGACGTCTTCAGCCTGGTGCCCCACGCGGTACCATACGTCTTTCTGACGGCGATTATAGGCCTAGTGATCACGTGGTTCATTAGGAGGATGCAGAAA GTCGCCTTGATTGAGAAGTTACCTGGACCGCCAGGTCTTCCTATATTGGGGAATGCTCTCGAAGTCAATGTTGAACCCAGAG AATTCTTTCAAAAAATTGTCGAATTTTGTGATTTCGGAGACGTGATGAGAATTTGGCTTGGGAATGTGCCCTACTGTCTCATATCTAAGGCCAAACCAGCTGAG GTCATCCTCAGTAGCAACAAACACATTGACAAAAGTCGTGACTACACTTTCCTACACCCTTGGCTGGGGACAGGCCTCCTCACAGCTACAG gacccAAATGGCGCTCCAGGAGGAAGCTCCTGACTCCAGCCTTCCACTTCAAGATCCTCGAGGACTTCGTGGAGGTCTTCAACAAGCAAAGCGACGTCATGGTGCAGAAATTAGAGAAGAAGGCTGATGGTAAACAGTTTGACATCTTCCCTTACGTAACTCTCTGCGCCTTGGACATTATTTGTG AGACTGCCATGGGACGTTGCGTCCACGCCCAAGACAACAGTGACTCTGATTATGTCAAAGCATTGTATAG GATTGGTGCATTGGTCCAACAGCGCCAAGCTAGACCATGGCTACAGCCAGATATCCTCTTCAAACTGCTAGGATACGCGAAGGAGCACGATGCCTGCCTGAAGGTCCTTCACGACATGTCCTACAGCTGCATCAAGGAGCGCAGGGTCCAGTTTCAGGAGAGGAagctgaggaagaagaaacaAGATGGCGGCAATGAAGATGATGCATTCGTTG GAAAAAAGGAACGCCTGGCCTTCCTGGACCTGTTGCTTGAAGCCGCTGAGACTGACCCTTCCATCACGGACACTGACATCCGAGAGGAGGTGGACACCTTTATGTTCGAGGGTCATGACACCACGGCCGCTGCCATCAACTGGTCCTTGTACCTCCTGGGGACTCATCCTGAGATTCAG GCTCGCGTACACGAAGAACTCGACACAGTCTTTGGTGACGAAGATCGTCCGGTCACCATGAGCGACCTCAGGGAGCTGAAGACGACAGAGAACTGCATCAAGGAAGCCCTCCGACTATTCCCTTCGGTGCCTTTTATCGGGAGGGAACTGACAGAGGAGGTGGTCATTG ACAACTACCGCATCCCCAAGGGCACGACCATCATGATAGTGCCCTTCCGAATTCACCGCGACCCCGAACAGTTCCCCCGCCCGGAGGTATTCGACCCAGACCGCTTTCTGGCTGAGAACTGCAAGGACCGACATCCGTATGCGTACGTTCCCTTCAGCGCTGGACCCAGAAACTGCATTG GTCAGAAATTCGCCCTGCTGGAGGAGAAGCTCCTCCTCTGCAGCATCCTGAGGAAGTTCAAGGTTGAGAGTGACATCAGGAGAGAGGACCTGAAGCTCCTGGGTGAACTTATTCTCAGACCCGAAGATGGCAACTTCGTGAAGCTCACGCCGAGGAGGAAATGA
- the LOC135209082 gene encoding cytochrome P450 4C1-like isoform X1: MLSRVKTGTRLMRRFSGVAPFSFGGPASLSDSLSDCKLFPQLHARTKRSFHPAGDKMTWLKEDVFSLVPHAVPYVFLTAIIGLVITWFIRRMQKVALIEKLPGPPGLPILGNALEVNVEPRELFQTVSGYGYMWSLRGPFLRVWAGITPLIQILKGPQAEVILSSNKHIDKSRDYTFLHPWLGTGLLTATGPKWRSRRKLLTPAFHFKILEDFVEVFNKQSDVMVQKLEKKADGKQFDIFPYVTLCALDIICETAMGRCVHAQDNSDSDYVKALYRIGALVQQRQARPWLQPDILFKLLGYAKEHDACLKVLHDMSYSCIKERRVQFQERKLRKKKQDGGNEDDAFVGKKERLAFLDLLLEAAETDPSITDTDIREEVDTFMFEGHDTTAAAINWSLYLLGTHPEIQARVHEELDTVFGDEDRPVTMSDLRELKTTENCIKEALRLFPSVPFIGRELTEEVVIDNYRIPKGTTIMIVPFRIHRDPEQFPRPEVFDPDRFLAENCKDRHPYAYVPFSAGPRNCIGQKFALLEEKLLLCSILRKFKVESDIRREDLKLLGELILRPEDGNFVKLTPRRK; the protein is encoded by the exons ATGTTATCTCGCGTTAAAACAGGCACTAGGCTCATGCGACGCTTTAGTGGTGTGGCACCTTTCAGCTTCGGTGGACCTGCCTCTCTGTCGGACTCTCTCTCTGATTGCAA GCTATTCCCGCAGCTTCACGCCCGAACCAAACGGTCCTTCCATCCTGCGGGAGACAAGATGACGTGGCTGAAAGAGGACGTCTTCAGCCTGGTGCCCCACGCGGTACCATACGTCTTTCTGACGGCGATTATAGGCCTAGTGATCACGTGGTTCATTAGGAGGATGCAGAAA GTCGCCTTGATTGAGAAGTTACCTGGACCGCCAGGTCTTCCTATATTGGGGAATGCTCTCGAAGTCAATGTTGAACCCAGAG AATTATTTCAAACGGTCAGTGGATACGGATACATGTGGAGTTTGCGTGGGCCTTTTCTGCGTGTTTGGGCCGGAATAACCCCACTTATTCAGATACTGAAGGGACCTCAGGCAGAG GTCATCCTCAGTAGCAACAAACACATTGACAAAAGTCGTGACTACACTTTCCTACACCCTTGGCTGGGGACAGGCCTCCTCACAGCTACAG gacccAAATGGCGCTCCAGGAGGAAGCTCCTGACTCCAGCCTTCCACTTCAAGATCCTCGAGGACTTCGTGGAGGTCTTCAACAAGCAAAGCGACGTCATGGTGCAGAAATTAGAGAAGAAGGCTGATGGTAAACAGTTTGACATCTTCCCTTACGTAACTCTCTGCGCCTTGGACATTATTTGTG AGACTGCCATGGGACGTTGCGTCCACGCCCAAGACAACAGTGACTCTGATTATGTCAAAGCATTGTATAG GATTGGTGCATTGGTCCAACAGCGCCAAGCTAGACCATGGCTACAGCCAGATATCCTCTTCAAACTGCTAGGATACGCGAAGGAGCACGATGCCTGCCTGAAGGTCCTTCACGACATGTCCTACAGCTGCATCAAGGAGCGCAGGGTCCAGTTTCAGGAGAGGAagctgaggaagaagaaacaAGATGGCGGCAATGAAGATGATGCATTCGTTG GAAAAAAGGAACGCCTGGCCTTCCTGGACCTGTTGCTTGAAGCCGCTGAGACTGACCCTTCCATCACGGACACTGACATCCGAGAGGAGGTGGACACCTTTATGTTCGAGGGTCATGACACCACGGCCGCTGCCATCAACTGGTCCTTGTACCTCCTGGGGACTCATCCTGAGATTCAG GCTCGCGTACACGAAGAACTCGACACAGTCTTTGGTGACGAAGATCGTCCGGTCACCATGAGCGACCTCAGGGAGCTGAAGACGACAGAGAACTGCATCAAGGAAGCCCTCCGACTATTCCCTTCGGTGCCTTTTATCGGGAGGGAACTGACAGAGGAGGTGGTCATTG ACAACTACCGCATCCCCAAGGGCACGACCATCATGATAGTGCCCTTCCGAATTCACCGCGACCCCGAACAGTTCCCCCGCCCGGAGGTATTCGACCCAGACCGCTTTCTGGCTGAGAACTGCAAGGACCGACATCCGTATGCGTACGTTCCCTTCAGCGCTGGACCCAGAAACTGCATTG GTCAGAAATTCGCCCTGCTGGAGGAGAAGCTCCTCCTCTGCAGCATCCTGAGGAAGTTCAAGGTTGAGAGTGACATCAGGAGAGAGGACCTGAAGCTCCTGGGTGAACTTATTCTCAGACCCGAAGATGGCAACTTCGTGAAGCTCACGCCGAGGAGGAAATGA